A stretch of Mycobacterium sp. ITM-2016-00316 DNA encodes these proteins:
- a CDS encoding GAF domain-containing protein, whose translation MEGDPSRNPAQPDGSSAITGRGTDDAASNLFHIDGESLFVGLGTICDTAARLTGVDGAAVAVLTGDVRELVHATDALAQQIDELQFTVGEGPCLQAYTQDRDELWPSTEDSEFARRWPMFTAEVVPLGVAAVFAFPVAGARRPVGVLELYRRTPGALAPSELESARTCTTALGDRLGSNWQSQVQRSGGTQAAIEAVGLHDGSSTHLDDRFTRGQVHIAAGMVAVQLRVSTQDGMTRLRAHAYAEKRSVVAVAADVVSRRLSFRDLDDDAGKGSGR comes from the coding sequence GTGGAAGGCGACCCATCGCGCAATCCGGCGCAGCCGGATGGATCGAGCGCGATCACCGGCCGCGGGACGGACGATGCCGCGTCGAATCTGTTCCACATCGACGGTGAGTCGCTGTTCGTCGGGTTGGGCACCATCTGTGACACCGCCGCGCGGTTGACCGGTGTCGACGGCGCCGCAGTGGCCGTGCTGACGGGTGATGTGCGCGAATTGGTGCACGCCACCGACGCGCTGGCACAGCAGATCGACGAGCTGCAATTCACCGTGGGGGAGGGCCCCTGCCTGCAGGCGTACACGCAGGATCGCGACGAGTTGTGGCCGTCGACCGAGGATTCGGAGTTTGCCCGGCGTTGGCCCATGTTCACCGCCGAGGTGGTGCCCCTCGGCGTGGCCGCGGTGTTCGCATTTCCCGTCGCCGGTGCCCGACGCCCTGTGGGGGTGCTGGAGTTGTATCGCCGCACCCCCGGCGCGTTGGCGCCATCGGAACTGGAGTCCGCGCGAACCTGCACCACCGCCCTCGGTGACCGGCTGGGATCAAACTGGCAGAGCCAGGTGCAGCGCAGTGGCGGTACTCAGGCAGCGATCGAGGCGGTCGGTTTGCATGACGGATCATCGACCCATCTGGATGACCGGTTCACCCGTGGGCAGGTGCACATCGCCGCCGGCATGGTGGCGGTCCAGTTGAGAGTATCCACGCAGGACGGAATGACGCGATTGCGTGCACACGCCTATGCCGAGAAAAGATCGGTGGTCGCAGTCGCCGCCGATGTCGTGAGCCGGAGGCTGTCGTTCCGCGATCTCGACGACGATGCCGGCAAAGGCTCGGGGCGCTGA
- a CDS encoding aminotransferase class I/II-fold pyridoxal phosphate-dependent enzyme: protein MDQTETPMLDAITAYRRADRYGFTPPGHRQGRGADARVIEVLGDQPFRNDLLASNGLDDRRSSNGYLSRAEALMADAVGAEYAFFSTCGSSLSVKAAMMAVAGGGNGELLVTRDSHKSVVAGLIFSGVQPNWITPQWDARHHISHPPSPQQVRDAWERHPDAAGALIVSPSPYGTCADLSGIAQVCHEKGKPLIVDEAWGAHLPFHENLPTWAMDAGADVCVVSVHKMGAGFEQGSVFHVQGDLIDRDRLSACADLLMTTSPNVMVYAALDGWRRQMVQRGGQLLGRALQLAERTRSRLAEISDLGVLEDELLGEQASHDLDRLQVLMDVSETGTSGYQAADWLREHCHLDVGMSDHRRILATLSMADDGATTDRLIEAMRAWRTAADTFDPPAEIRLPAPGDLELVTEILPRDAFFGNTEMVPLRNACGRIAAEQITPYPPGIPAVVPGERLNDAVLDYLRSGVQAGMNLPDPADPTMEQIKVVA, encoded by the coding sequence GTGGACCAGACCGAAACGCCGATGCTGGACGCGATTACCGCGTACCGGCGTGCCGACCGTTACGGCTTCACACCGCCGGGGCATCGACAGGGACGAGGTGCAGACGCGCGGGTGATCGAGGTGCTGGGCGATCAACCGTTCCGAAACGACCTGTTGGCCTCCAACGGGCTGGATGATCGTCGCTCCAGCAATGGCTACTTGTCCCGCGCGGAGGCGTTGATGGCCGACGCCGTCGGCGCGGAGTACGCGTTCTTCTCGACCTGCGGCAGTTCGCTGTCGGTCAAGGCCGCCATGATGGCGGTGGCCGGCGGGGGGAACGGAGAATTGCTCGTCACCAGGGACAGCCACAAGTCGGTGGTGGCCGGGCTGATCTTCTCCGGCGTGCAGCCCAACTGGATCACCCCGCAGTGGGATGCGCGGCACCACATTTCCCATCCGCCCTCGCCGCAGCAGGTCCGTGACGCCTGGGAACGCCACCCGGATGCGGCCGGCGCGCTCATCGTCAGTCCCAGCCCCTATGGCACTTGCGCGGATCTTTCCGGTATCGCGCAGGTGTGCCACGAAAAGGGCAAGCCCCTGATCGTCGACGAAGCGTGGGGAGCGCATCTGCCGTTTCACGAGAACCTCCCCACCTGGGCGATGGACGCCGGTGCCGATGTCTGCGTGGTGAGCGTGCACAAGATGGGCGCCGGATTCGAGCAGGGTTCGGTGTTTCATGTTCAGGGCGACCTGATCGATCGAGACCGGCTTTCGGCGTGCGCCGACCTGCTCATGACCACCAGTCCAAACGTGATGGTGTACGCCGCGCTGGACGGGTGGCGGCGCCAGATGGTGCAGCGCGGTGGCCAACTGCTCGGACGAGCGCTGCAGCTCGCGGAGCGGACCCGGTCGCGGCTGGCGGAGATCAGCGATCTCGGCGTCCTTGAGGACGAGCTACTCGGCGAGCAGGCATCGCATGATCTGGACCGTCTGCAGGTGCTGATGGATGTGTCCGAGACGGGTACGTCGGGCTATCAGGCCGCCGACTGGCTGCGCGAACACTGCCATCTCGACGTCGGGATGAGCGATCACCGGCGCATCCTGGCCACCCTGTCGATGGCCGACGACGGCGCCACCACGGACCGGTTGATCGAGGCCATGCGCGCCTGGCGAACTGCAGCCGACACCTTTGACCCGCCCGCCGAGATCAGACTGCCTGCACCTGGCGACTTGGAGCTCGTCACCGAAATCTTGCCCAGGGACGCCTTTTTCGGCAATACCGAGATGGTGCCGCTGCGGAACGCATGCGGGCGGATCGCCGCCGAGCAGATCACGCCGTACCCACCCGGTATTCCGGCGGTGGTTCCCGGGGAGCGGCTCAACGACGCCGTGCTGGACTACCTCCGGAGTGGGGTGCAGGCCGGGATGAATCTGCCCGACCCGGCCGATCCGACGATGGAGCAGATCAAGGTGGTTGCCTGA
- a CDS encoding MOSC and FAD-binding oxidoreductase domain-containing protein, whose translation MATLISVNVGMPRVVEWNQRRVFTGAWKHPVTGPRMARRLNVDGDGQGDLGGHGGENRAVLVYQLDSYRHWAKVFGRDDMVPGLLGENLTVDGLPDDEVCIGDRYRIGGAVFEVTQPRVTCYRAGMRIGEPRMAALLVSHGRPGFYCRVITEGEVEAGQDIVKISSGPERVSVAEIDALLYLPGHPRDALRRALRIPALSPGWRTSLQSLAEQNSAGSAGNAGLTGVTSPPPAWTGFRALRVSAVHDESRTVRSLSLSDPDGTPLPTWLPGQSITLRLSPEPDGAPLIRNYSLSNLPGATDYRISVKREPHGSASGHIHSHVQSGDLLDVAAPRGTFFLADSAAPLVLLSAGVGVTPVLSMLHWLAATHSGRPLWWLHAARSSEEHPFAQESRDLLEQLSGSHARIFYSRPTPTDRQGVEFTDPGRLSREAIGRLGLPRDADAYLCGPSAFMNELGAGVQAYGLDPSRVHSEVFGAGAALTPGIAATSIPPHLPAGPPGPGPQVHFARSGLSAPWGPPSLSLLEFAETCDVPTRWSCRTGVCHNCETPLLSGTVRYDPEPLEAPAAGNILVCCAQPSDAVVIDL comes from the coding sequence GTGGCGACTCTGATATCGGTGAACGTCGGTATGCCAAGGGTTGTCGAGTGGAATCAGCGCCGTGTCTTCACCGGTGCCTGGAAGCATCCGGTGACCGGGCCGCGGATGGCGCGCCGGCTCAACGTCGACGGCGACGGCCAAGGTGATCTGGGTGGCCACGGCGGAGAGAACCGGGCCGTCCTGGTCTACCAGCTCGACTCCTACCGGCACTGGGCCAAGGTGTTCGGCCGTGACGACATGGTGCCGGGGCTACTGGGGGAGAACCTCACCGTCGACGGGCTGCCCGACGACGAGGTGTGCATCGGAGACCGGTATCGCATCGGAGGGGCGGTGTTCGAGGTCACCCAGCCGCGGGTCACCTGCTACCGCGCGGGCATGCGCATCGGCGAACCGCGGATGGCGGCCCTGCTGGTCTCGCACGGGCGTCCCGGCTTCTACTGCCGGGTGATCACCGAAGGTGAAGTCGAAGCCGGTCAGGACATCGTCAAGATCAGCTCCGGACCCGAGCGGGTGTCGGTCGCCGAGATCGACGCACTGCTCTACTTGCCCGGCCATCCCCGCGACGCCCTGCGGCGCGCACTGCGCATTCCTGCGCTCAGTCCCGGCTGGCGAACGTCCCTGCAGAGCTTGGCCGAACAGAATTCGGCGGGATCCGCGGGCAACGCCGGGTTGACCGGCGTTACCAGCCCGCCGCCGGCGTGGACGGGGTTCCGTGCCCTGCGGGTCAGCGCTGTCCACGACGAAAGCCGCACTGTGCGCTCACTCTCGCTGAGCGACCCGGACGGTACGCCACTTCCGACATGGCTTCCTGGACAATCGATCACGTTGCGGCTGAGTCCCGAACCGGATGGTGCGCCACTGATCCGCAACTACTCACTGTCCAACCTGCCGGGGGCCACGGACTACCGGATCAGTGTGAAACGCGAACCTCACGGCTCGGCCAGTGGACACATACACAGTCACGTGCAGTCCGGTGATCTCCTGGACGTCGCCGCACCGCGGGGCACCTTCTTCCTCGCCGACAGCGCCGCGCCACTGGTCCTGCTATCCGCCGGAGTGGGCGTCACCCCCGTGCTCTCGATGCTGCACTGGCTCGCGGCGACGCACTCGGGCCGTCCGCTCTGGTGGCTGCACGCTGCCCGCAGCAGCGAGGAACACCCGTTCGCGCAGGAAAGCCGCGACCTGCTGGAACAACTATCCGGCAGCCACGCTCGTATCTTCTACAGCCGTCCGACACCAACCGACAGACAGGGCGTCGAATTCACCGACCCCGGCCGGTTGTCACGCGAAGCGATTGGGAGACTTGGTCTGCCGCGCGACGCAGACGCCTATCTGTGCGGGCCCTCGGCGTTCATGAACGAGCTTGGTGCCGGTGTGCAGGCCTATGGGCTGGACCCCTCGCGGGTGCACTCCGAGGTCTTCGGTGCGGGCGCCGCCCTCACGCCCGGAATCGCTGCCACGTCGATTCCCCCGCACCTGCCCGCGGGCCCGCCCGGACCCGGACCGCAGGTGCACTTCGCCCGCAGTGGGCTCTCGGCACCGTGGGGGCCGCCCAGCCTGAGCTTGCTGGAATTCGCCGAAACCTGTGACGTCCCGACCCGCTGGTCCTGCCGCACCGGGGTGTGCCACAACTGTGAGACCCCGCTGCTCTCGGGCACCGTCCGCTACGACCCGGAGCCTCTGGAAGCGCCGGCCGCGGGTAACATTCTGGTCTGCTGCGCACAGCCCTCCGACGCCGTCGTGATCGACCTCTGA
- a CDS encoding MFS transporter has translation MRQQQVTGMAAVMTTVAMSLGSAVAVGDLRILAANISLVRNGLQFSPGTTIFVSSVATLTLAASVLGAGVLGDKYGMKRMFVAGAYGAVVFGFIGAAAPNVAVLMIARAGIGVAFAFLTGLSLAIMNAVFPPGRRAGAIAQYLAAVYAFGVLPATVGSLLAERIGWRSGFLVTPVLAIVVVLITLRYVPETRRSPRNTDIPGLLLVAAALISLTYGISVLQTGLDAGAVVPIVTGVLAAAAFVWWELRCGAPALDMRIFRSLRFNAVVAAGAANNLVQGGSMIMVTFYLILIRGQSTWAFALLLIPATLLSALAALGAGRAAARLGNCAVVVAGLAVLVVSLLVRLSFGTDTPIIVVGAVIALTTIGGAIVQTPQATVMMSSAPANLGGVVSAVKASVGGTFYGLGSALFSMFGIILFLRDTEPKLAGSGISARQAGDILAAPGDTALDPERTAWVISEATSGMLDAADALNLIMTVIPAAAIVMVLVLFRRERDVPAASACS, from the coding sequence GTGCGACAGCAGCAGGTCACCGGGATGGCGGCCGTCATGACGACGGTGGCCATGAGTCTGGGCAGCGCCGTCGCGGTGGGCGATCTGAGAATCCTGGCGGCCAACATCTCCCTCGTGCGCAATGGCCTGCAATTTTCCCCCGGCACGACCATTTTCGTGTCATCTGTGGCGACGCTGACGCTGGCCGCCTCGGTACTGGGTGCGGGTGTCCTGGGTGACAAATACGGCATGAAGCGGATGTTCGTTGCCGGTGCGTATGGCGCGGTGGTGTTCGGGTTCATCGGGGCGGCCGCCCCCAACGTCGCGGTGCTGATGATCGCCAGAGCCGGCATCGGCGTGGCGTTCGCGTTCCTGACCGGTCTGTCGCTGGCCATCATGAACGCCGTCTTCCCGCCCGGCCGTCGCGCCGGCGCGATTGCGCAGTATCTCGCCGCGGTCTACGCCTTCGGTGTCCTGCCGGCGACGGTGGGCAGTCTGCTGGCGGAGCGTATCGGTTGGCGCAGTGGCTTTCTCGTCACACCCGTCCTCGCCATCGTCGTTGTGCTGATCACCCTGCGGTATGTCCCGGAGACGCGGAGGTCGCCCCGCAACACCGATATCCCCGGCCTGCTGCTGGTGGCTGCCGCGCTCATCAGCCTGACCTACGGCATCTCCGTGCTGCAGACCGGACTGGATGCCGGGGCGGTGGTGCCGATCGTGACGGGGGTGCTCGCCGCCGCCGCGTTCGTCTGGTGGGAGTTGCGCTGTGGGGCTCCGGCGCTCGATATGCGCATCTTCCGCTCGCTGCGCTTCAACGCGGTGGTGGCCGCGGGCGCCGCCAACAACCTGGTGCAGGGCGGATCGATGATCATGGTCACCTTCTACCTGATCCTCATTCGCGGCCAGTCGACGTGGGCATTCGCGCTACTCCTCATCCCGGCCACGCTGTTGTCGGCACTGGCTGCTCTCGGTGCCGGCCGGGCCGCGGCACGCTTGGGCAACTGCGCTGTGGTCGTGGCGGGACTTGCCGTCTTGGTGGTGAGCCTGCTGGTGCGATTGTCCTTCGGCACGGACACCCCGATCATTGTGGTCGGGGCCGTGATCGCGCTGACGACCATTGGCGGTGCGATCGTGCAGACACCGCAGGCCACGGTGATGATGTCCAGCGCGCCGGCCAATCTCGGTGGTGTGGTGTCGGCAGTCAAGGCGTCGGTGGGCGGAACCTTCTATGGCCTTGGGTCCGCGCTGTTCTCAATGTTCGGCATCATCCTGTTCCTGCGCGACACCGAACCGAAGCTGGCAGGTTCGGGTATCAGTGCCCGGCAGGCCGGCGATATCCTCGCCGCGCCCGGTGATACCGCACTCGATCCGGAGCGCACGGCCTGGGTGATTTCCGAGGCGACCTCGGGCATGCTCGACGCGGCAGATGCACTCAATCTGATCATGACGGTGATACCCGCGGCGGCGATCGTCATGGTGCTGGTGCTGTTTCGGCGTGAGCGCGACGTGCCGGCGGCATCGGCCTGTTCCTGA